A section of the bacterium genome encodes:
- a CDS encoding fatty acid desaturase: MNQQTSFSRSTSILTSRIIVCGTVLAALASYFFQPVRSLYYCVDILIRTYLHFVAGAMAHEAAHGHLGKSKSSNLWWGRLALIPTTVPSVTFRKTHLQHHAATNIPGKDPDEFLNTKRAWEIPFRALAMPHHWYLWLKKDGRFTKQDQIEYAATYLVYIAIYGTIAAFVGVERVLFGLFPAAVLHSLLLWYPFAIKTHEGYSTGAPETRSHNYYGKLLYWSTFGLSMHQLHHLKPGLAWLQMAGSVPSGTWLQQVRFERDIQKRLAPAA, translated from the coding sequence ATGAATCAACAAACTTCATTCTCACGTTCAACATCGATTCTGACCAGCCGCATCATTGTCTGTGGAACGGTTCTGGCCGCATTAGCAAGTTACTTCTTTCAACCGGTTCGCAGTCTTTACTACTGTGTGGACATTCTCATCAGGACCTACCTGCATTTCGTTGCCGGGGCAATGGCGCATGAAGCAGCGCATGGACATCTGGGAAAGTCAAAGTCCTCTAACCTCTGGTGGGGCCGGCTGGCGTTAATTCCAACAACTGTTCCAAGCGTAACTTTTCGCAAAACCCATCTTCAGCATCACGCGGCCACAAATATTCCCGGCAAAGATCCGGATGAATTTTTGAATACCAAACGAGCCTGGGAAATTCCTTTTCGCGCTCTAGCCATGCCACATCACTGGTACTTGTGGCTCAAGAAAGATGGCCGTTTCACGAAACAGGATCAAATCGAGTATGCGGCGACTTATCTCGTATACATAGCCATCTATGGCACGATCGCTGCCTTTGTGGGTGTTGAACGCGTTCTGTTTGGTTTGTTCCCGGCTGCTGTTTTGCATTCCTTGCTGCTGTGGTATCCCTTCGCAATCAAGACGCATGAAGGTTATTCCACCGGTGCGCCGGAAACGCGTTCGCATAATTACTACGGCAAGTTGCTTTACTGGTCCACTTTCGGACTTTCCATGCATCAGTTGCATCACCTGAAACCGGGGCTTGCGTGGCTACAAATGGCCGGCTCCGTGCCTTCCGGAACATGGTTGCAGCAAGTTCGTTTTGAGCGGGATATCCAAAAACGCTTAGCCCCAGCGGCCTGA